A window of the Rhodoluna limnophila genome harbors these coding sequences:
- a CDS encoding copper resistance CopC family protein — protein MNRLLKFIAALALTVVTIFGTQLVANAHTDELVTYPEADSIVDGGYIPIEMTFAEPLMIMEDGSGHEIAVTDPNGDVVKLQCAIRTGVDSMTTTIASNVEGQHTVAWRSVSEDGHPVSGSFAFQVRAVPDFEVPANTNLMCPEGEPTDVDDPSVISQADDAEVDGLAGFLTVLAIALPLVAILGIIVVLIRRKKA, from the coding sequence ATGAACCGTCTTTTGAAGTTTATTGCCGCGCTTGCCCTAACAGTCGTGACCATTTTTGGCACTCAATTGGTGGCAAATGCACACACCGATGAACTGGTCACCTATCCTGAGGCGGACTCAATTGTCGACGGCGGGTACATCCCGATTGAAATGACCTTTGCAGAGCCGCTCATGATCATGGAAGACGGCTCTGGGCATGAGATTGCAGTTACCGACCCAAACGGTGATGTCGTAAAGCTGCAGTGTGCAATTCGCACCGGCGTTGACTCTATGACCACCACCATTGCCAGCAACGTGGAAGGCCAGCACACCGTGGCCTGGCGCTCAGTATCAGAGGACGGCCACCCGGTTTCTGGCAGCTTTGCTTTTCAAGTGCGTGCGGTGCCAGATTTTGAGGTGCCAGCAAACACCAATCTGATGTGCCCGGAGGGTGAGCCGACTGATGTGGATGACCCATCGGTTATCAGCCAAGCGGATGACGCTGAAGTAGACGGCCTAGCTGGATTCCTAACCGTATTGGCGATTGCCCTACCACTGGTGGCCATCCTGGGCATCATCGTGGTTTTGATTCGCCGAAAGAAGGCCTAG